A segment of the Arachis hypogaea cultivar Tifrunner chromosome 5, arahy.Tifrunner.gnm2.J5K5, whole genome shotgun sequence genome:
AATTTCAGAACTCAATGAATCATGAAGTCAAGAAAGAGTTGCATCAGGTTTGTTCGCAAATTCATCAATAAAAATCGTCTTGTTCTTCAATTTAACAAACAACCATGCAAATCTTGCCCATGTGTGATAGTTCTAAGTGGAAAAGGTGTTAAAGATATACTTGGATTTTCGCTTGGATGCAGAAAGTAGGGACTGGTGGGATCTTGGAGTGGACTAACTTCGATATTAAGGCTTGAGCTTGAATGTTCATCAACTAACTCATCAAACACACTACTGCTAAGACGATATGATTTTGTGAATTCGTTAGAGAAGCTAGATTTTTCATATTTACATTTGAAGGTATCTTCATTAATGGATACTTCTCTAAACTCGTTACACTCACGACTCAACCTTGCGATTGATGAATGACTACACAAGGTCTTAATAATCGCTCTTTCTCTTCTCCATCCTCACCGCACCATGACAAATTCTTCTTAACTCGTACAGAATTTGGAGCTCGAGCAAAGAAGCAGCAAGTGAAGTTAGAGAATGTGAAATTAGCTTTGATTGAGATCAGACATGTTGTAGAGTGTTGTTTATATACAAGCTAAATCTTACTCTTACATCTAACTATAGTTTACAAACTCCAACTAACCATGgtaattaatttaacaaattgaaaataGGGGAACTCTTTGACACCTATAGAAATTGTGTCTAATTTGCCTAAATTCTAGGCGTGAAATTTAAGCACCATAAAAGATATCTTAAGAGCAAGCTGAGAATCAGTTATATTAACCAACAATGGTTGAGAAAGAAGACTAGGCTAGAGTAATCCTACTACTTGCAAGCGAGAGGACCATTACAGCTTGTTCCTTATCATATGAAAGATGAATTGGAGATCCCCTTTAGTCACCCTATCATGTAGGATAGGGGTTCGAAGTATCTTcccatatttattataaatttcctATTTCCTATAGTATGGTGAACATTGTtagagaagaaaattctgaatttCACACATATAATATGAAATTGGTCAGCTGATGCTTTGGCAAATAAAAGACCGTTATCCGCAAATTTTTGTTACGAAGAAATTAAATATAAGCTTAGTAGTGGGATGGTTCCTCCATTAGGTGAGGAAAGTTCAGAAACATCTCATTTTCTTGATCAAGCATGGCTTCTACAAACGAAGTTTCATAGGAAGATGATGACGACGAGAGCTGAAAGTCATTGCTTATTGCTTCATGTTGTGACCTTGCTTCTTTGTTGTTCCAACTTTGTCGGGACACATTCTCAATTCGGCATACAAGTAACTCCTTTGACAAGAAACCAGCCTTCACCATTTCTTGATCATTGTTATCGGCAGTTGGCACAAAGGCGTCTTCTAGAAGGAAGTCATTCCAACGGAAATGTGATGCCACCGGCGAGGCGTCTTGGTCTGGAGTGGAACAActtgaagaagacgaagaagtAATGGTCTCATTCTCAGTCATTATGCCACAATCTGTTGAACCTATCACCGTTGGCATCATTGTAAGATCCGTTAAGGAGTTAAATGAAAGATTAGTCTTATCAGTAATTGGTTCCATTTGCAGGGTTTGTTGttggctattattattattattattattggtgatTCTAGAAATAACCCCCTGTGGCTTCAGGGTTTGGTATGGCTCTGAATTTAAGAGAATTGAACTTTTTAAGTCTTTGTTGTTGATAAAGCTAGTTTGGTTAGTTGGTTTTTGGCTATAAGAACCCTCAATGTTTCCATAATCAGCAATTAGCTTTGAGAAGGGCTTATGAGTAACAGGGTCTATTCCCATTTGagagagcttctttttcaactttgTGTTCCAGTAGTTCTTCACATCATTGTCTGTTCTCCCAGGGAGTTGCTGGGCTATTATGAACCACCTGTGATACATTAACAAGACACGTAGACAACTACATTAATAATTATACAAAACTAAGGTGCAGTTTTATATCTTTATACTAGGAGGGAAATATGTGTAATAATACAGTGATTGCTCCAATGCAGAGTGTAGAAACATAAAATGAGAGAAAAATTAGTGTGGGTTTTCATTATATTTATCTTATATGTATATGGGACCAACATGTTTTTTAGTGTTCTTCAATGGAATACTACTGCTCCTCTCCCAAGATATAGACAATACTGCTGGTGATCAACACTATAAATGGGGCAAAATAAGCATTTGATGTAAATACTAGCCGCCGGTGTAAATACATGGAGGGATGTTGGCGTTTTCTTACAACTTAGTGCACCCAAACACCCAAAACTTGTTGGGTGGGCCAAATACGAAGACATGATCTATTTAACATTATGTATGAGTATGACACAAAGTGGTAACATATAGAACAATAAAATACCAATCAAGATTAACAAGAGATTGGCTTAAGCTAGAAGGTTACTTGACCATAACCTAtggacatttttttttatttattgtgttTCTGTATCGAATACATTTTGGAACGACACACGTGTTTTTTGTGTCCAAccgttttttaataaaaaaataatttttttggccAAACATATTTAaacacacctaaatatcatcacaTGTCAActtgtccagtcttattcttaacatatatttttaaaataagtttaaaaataatatatattattaattattaaaacaaaacacATTTTAaacactttatataattaaaaaaaatgttaaaaataattaaaaacttaatttatattttaatatcaataaaatattaaaatattattataatttatctacaaatattttatatttatatatatgtcgtGTCTTGATATTTTAAATTCGCTTCTCTGCGTATCCAGTATCGGGTTGTATTCTGATTTTGTATCAGTATCATGCATCATACACGGTAACAAAGTTTTAACCGAATAGAAATTAGATCTCaatgcttttcctttttttcatatatagaaatcagatctcaattccttttcttttcttttatatattcaaCAAGATAACAcgaaaaatagtatatatattataaatgagTTCACAAAATAATCAACTAGCTAAAGCAAGACTTGTATATAGAAGAATGATTAACCAACAATATTCACCTGCTTCCTATGGCTGCGTGAAGCTTAATGATTAGATCTTCTTCCTGGGATGTAAACGTGTCTTGCTTAAGATCAGGTCTGAGATAATTAGTCCACCGGAACCTGCAACTCTTTCCACACCTCTTGAGCCCTGCGTCAATAATGGCCCCAAATGCAACACATATAATTAAGAAGATTTCAAATCTCAGCAATATATTCTACAAAAACATTTGCATATtagaaaattgattttgcaaccatagtcaattaaaaataagggTATTATTATTATAATCGATTTGACATTACAGTTAATTGTGAAGTTTTGTTCTATATAATTCATTTTAGACAATCCTACGGGAGTTCCAAAACACGCATCTGGTAAACTATCGATTAATAATTATATGTTGTTCATTAGATAAGCATCCTTTCGCATCCAACAAattaaacaaaatgaaaaaaaaaatcttactaGCCATTACAAGAAATCACATGTTCATTGGAACTTATTACCAAGAACAACAATAATTCTAATTGACtcattaaaatttgcagaaaaggttttcttcaaaccataattttttgcATTTCCAAAATTCGAATTAGGAAAATGATGAGAACTTACTACCATGATAAACCAAATGCCACACTGCTATGTTATTAATTACTATTAGTCTATTAAACAGTCAATAAATCTCGTTGACAAATAGTGAATTCAACATTACTAGTGAAGGCCAGgtagaaataataaaattaattccaTTAACTAGAATTCTTAAAACAATGCTAACCCGCTTTTTTTGGGACAGAAGTCCAGTTACTAGGTCCATGCTTTGACACAAATGCAACTATCTTTGCATCTTCTTCTGGACTCCGAACACCccttttgacactaattttgtcATAGCCCTGAGACCTCaccatttcttttttatttccctATTAATCCAAAGTCACATGGGATTCAAAGCAACGCCTAAGAATTGCAtatgaaaggaaaaaaagaaaagaaaagaaaataggaaGTGTAAGATAAGCACATAAACAAGTAAACAACAAGTGTGCTAATTATTATGTGGCTTCAAGTAATAACTTTGTTCTTCAAGACACTCTTTGCAATGAAAGATAGTATAGGACGAGATGGGTTTAAAAGTATAATTACAAAGTAATTAGGTAAGCAAAAAAAGCATGAGAGAATTGTTATGAATTAAACTTAATTTGCATGATGATTGGTATCAAAGATAACATCACTCTTAACCCAGTAATACTAATCACATGCTTGGCTCTAGTAGCATTTTGATGAGAATAGGTTTGAAACCGGTGAATTATTTGGTTAAACGTAGATTAAATTTAAGTGAATTAAATTATGATTAGAACAAACTGATTGGTTCATAAATTACTAAATTTGGTTTATGATATTTCCTCACAAGTTTGatgattgtatttttttaaactaCCTATTCAACTAATTAAGTTGATAATATTAAAGACTCTTTTAAATGGGTTCTCTTAAAATAGAAAGCGTTAATCCGGCCtgatatataatataacaaaattttatataaaaatttaattgttgTTTATTTGTTAAGgatgaatatttattttattataaaaatgaatatttatttttattttttatttataaaaaccagcattataaataaatattcgtTAAAgatggatattttttattttttatttataatgctGGTTTAAAATAAGTTCTAATGTAACTCATCAAAATGTTTGATTCGTCCAAATGTATGTGTTGTATGAAAATATGCCTCAAATTGATTGGAACTATATATATCCTTCAAAGTTCAATGTACCTTTTGATGGCAAAGATAATAGAAATTGCTATTCGAAATGATAGGCAACACAATTGGCCCCAAGGACCCAGCAACATACAGGAGCAGTGACTATTCAACGATCATTACAACTATAAAAACACTACTGTAAAGAGGAAGAGAGTTCAACAATGAGATTTCATGCACGAATTTGTTCACTGCACAGTGATAAATGTACCTTAAAACCTTTACTTATTCCTAGTTGCCATGCATATAgttattgttgatttatttaATTAGAATTTCCTTCCAATTGTGTGCTTATCTTTTATCACGTACAGTCGTACACCATCCTAGCTTCCACCATCCAACGCTTTGTGGCATAGCTATCAGAATTAGGCCAGACCAACCAATTCAATCGAAAAACTAGTAAGATCTAATAGTCTGTCCAATTCAATTTGAACTATAAATTATATTGAAATTGCAATTAACTCGGTTAATGATAGTTAAATTTATTGAAAATCAACTAACTCACATCAAACTATAGATAGTTTGGTCTATCCCGAACAAGTCCGGATGCACGAGCGTTGGAAACCGAATCCAAGTAAGGCTGCACACTGATGCGTTCGCATCGATATCTTTATTGTTTTTTCTTCATGATTTTTGCTTAATTTGCTAAGAATTTCGATTTAATTAGCAATAATTTCATGATTAATAATTGAGCATTACTTTAAGTAAGTTGAATTCATTTATTATAAGAGAATTTGaaaggaaattaacaagaaactaaacaaaaagaaaacaaaagataaGAGCCATCAAATACAATAAGTGCAAGGCACTGGAGCAAACAGAAAGCCTTTTGAATTAAACAGAAAGTTCATTGGATACAAAGTGTTGGAAATCAAGCTTCACGTACAACGTGGAAGAGAGTAGCATGCCACACGAAACC
Coding sequences within it:
- the LOC112799838 gene encoding transcription factor MYB35, with the protein product MVRSQGYDKISVKRGVRSPEEDAKIVAFVSKHGPSNWTSVPKKAGLKRCGKSCRFRWTNYLRPDLKQDTFTSQEEDLIIKLHAAIGSRWFIIAQQLPGRTDNDVKNYWNTKLKKKLSQMGIDPVTHKPFSKLIADYGNIEGSYSQKPTNQTSFINNKDLKSSILLNSEPYQTLKPQGVISRITNNNNNNNSQQQTLQMEPITDKTNLSFNSLTDLTMMPTVIGSTDCGIMTENETITSSSSSSCSTPDQDASPVASHFRWNDFLLEDAFVPTADNNDQEMVKAGFLSKELLVCRIENVSRQSWNNKEARSQHEAISNDFQLSSSSSSYETSFVEAMLDQENEMFLNFPHLMEEPSHY